One segment of Ignavibacteria bacterium DNA contains the following:
- the rsmH gene encoding 16S rRNA (cytosine(1402)-N(4))-methyltransferase RsmH: protein MARLDAETYHIPVMLQECITYLAMQPGGVYVDGTLGGGGHTAAMLSVASDASRIFAFDADEKAIEHCQVRFAEELARGEASRLVLVHANFDTMAEVLNERVAQHGHAVNGILLDLGVSSFQFDHHHRGFSFRHMAPLDMRFMPEGETAADILNSRTEPELAKIFRDFGDEPQAWRLAKAIAQRRQLARFATTADLRDLVIQQIPPHHQPKTMARLFQALRIAVNRELERLESTLLSMIPVLAPGGRIVVMSYHSGEDRVVKNVFRGNTDTLNTITKKAVEAAPEEVYQNPRARSARLRVAERRA, encoded by the coding sequence ATGGCACGCCTCGACGCAGAAACCTACCACATCCCCGTTATGCTCCAAGAGTGCATCACCTACCTGGCGATGCAGCCCGGCGGTGTGTACGTGGATGGCACCTTGGGAGGTGGCGGACATACCGCTGCCATGCTCTCCGTGGCTTCCGATGCGTCCCGCATCTTTGCGTTCGATGCAGATGAAAAGGCCATTGAACATTGTCAGGTACGATTCGCAGAAGAACTTGCAAGGGGCGAAGCATCTCGCCTGGTTCTGGTCCATGCCAATTTCGACACTATGGCCGAAGTCCTCAACGAACGGGTCGCACAACATGGTCATGCCGTTAACGGAATTCTGCTCGACCTCGGAGTTTCATCCTTCCAGTTCGACCACCATCATCGTGGCTTCAGTTTCAGGCACATGGCACCCCTAGACATGCGGTTCATGCCCGAGGGTGAGACCGCCGCCGATATTCTCAATTCTCGCACGGAACCGGAGCTGGCAAAGATCTTTCGCGACTTCGGTGATGAGCCACAAGCATGGCGTCTGGCCAAGGCCATCGCTCAACGACGTCAACTCGCTCGTTTCGCCACAACGGCCGATCTGCGAGACCTGGTGATCCAACAGATCCCTCCTCACCATCAGCCAAAGACCATGGCGCGATTGTTCCAGGCACTTCGGATAGCCGTGAACCGCGAGCTGGAGCGCCTTGAATCAACGTTGCTCTCAATGATCCCGGTGCTTGCGCCCGGCGGCCGGATCGTAGTGATGAGCTATCACAGTGGTGAGGATCGCGTGGTGAAGAATGTCTTCCGCGGCAATACGGATACTCTCAACACTATCACAAAGAAG
- a CDS encoding cytochrome c — MKWNTALFLILVTTTVVLATRDGVREPRAERGREVYDQYCLRCHGYDGSGGKGPYDIRGREVWKKSPRELIRVLAFGASGRTVYGEPGVRLGMPPAPYSNEDLAAVAMYAMQHIGGRTVKISAKDVALVKSDQRKTLKDDTARGSTAR; from the coding sequence ATGAAATGGAACACTGCACTGTTCCTCATACTTGTCACTACAACGGTAGTTCTAGCCACCCGTGACGGAGTTCGTGAACCACGTGCCGAACGTGGACGCGAGGTGTATGATCAATACTGTCTGCGCTGTCATGGCTATGATGGATCAGGCGGAAAGGGGCCGTACGATATTCGCGGTCGCGAGGTCTGGAAGAAGTCACCCCGGGAACTCATTCGAGTATTGGCCTTTGGTGCCAGCGGGCGTACGGTCTATGGCGAACCGGGTGTGCGACTAGGAATGCCCCCTGCACCATACTCCAATGAAGATCTTGCAGCTGTTGCGATGTATGCGATGCAGCACATCGGCGGAAGGACTGTGAAGATCTCGGCAAAGGATGTTGCGTTGGTGAAGAGCGATCAGAGAAAAACGCTCAAGGACGATACGGCAAGGGGCTCCACAGCGAGGTAG
- the bshB1 gene encoding bacillithiol biosynthesis deacetylase BshB1, with the protein MSVDVMVLSAHPDDAELSCSGTVKKLTNEGRTVVFVECTRGELGTRGSASLREQEATEAARILGVNDRECLDMPDGHIMHTTENINAVVRSIRTWRPSLLLIPPPYERHPDHEAVHKLARSAAFLAGLTKISTQHNGQEQVPHRPNRMLCFQQQYDFPREPDVYVDITDSFDAKMASIKAFSSQFYLPDLYTSDEPTTFISRPGFLEEIEARALYLGSRIGVRYAEAYLAVEPLAVSSLSVFL; encoded by the coding sequence ATGAGTGTTGATGTAATGGTCCTCTCTGCACATCCCGATGATGCAGAACTCTCGTGCAGCGGAACTGTAAAGAAACTTACAAATGAAGGTCGGACCGTTGTCTTCGTTGAGTGTACTCGTGGTGAGTTAGGTACGCGAGGTTCTGCCTCCCTTCGCGAACAAGAAGCAACAGAAGCTGCACGTATCCTTGGGGTGAACGATCGTGAGTGCCTCGATATGCCCGACGGACATATCATGCATACCACCGAGAACATCAATGCGGTGGTTCGTTCCATCAGAACGTGGAGACCAAGTCTCCTTCTCATTCCTCCGCCATATGAACGTCATCCGGATCACGAAGCCGTGCATAAGCTCGCTCGTTCAGCTGCCTTCCTCGCCGGACTCACAAAGATCTCAACGCAGCACAATGGACAGGAACAGGTGCCACATCGTCCAAATCGGATGTTGTGTTTCCAGCAACAGTATGACTTCCCTCGTGAACCCGACGTCTACGTAGACATTACCGATTCGTTCGACGCAAAGATGGCCTCCATTAAGGCCTTCTCCTCGCAGTTCTATCTGCCTGATCTCTACACAAGCGACGAGCCCACTACATTCATCTCCCGTCCCGGATTCCTCGAAGAGATCGAAGCACGGGCCCTCTACCTTGGTAGTCGCATCGGTGTTCGATATGCCGAGGCCTACCTCGCTGTGGAGCCCCTTGCCGTATCGTCCTTGAGCGTTTTTCTCTGA
- the rpiB gene encoding ribose 5-phosphate isomerase B: MTISIGSDHAGFIYKEALKQMLVDDGYVVLDVGTYTAESVDYPDFGTAAAHLVRDGYADFGVVVCGSGIGISIAANKVRGVRAANCTSVEMAQLSRLHNDANIIAVGQRIVSLELAQEMVRAFLKTEFEGGRHQRRVDKIDELGDVQ; this comes from the coding sequence ATGACCATTTCAATCGGATCGGATCACGCTGGCTTCATCTACAAAGAAGCACTCAAGCAGATGCTTGTGGATGACGGATATGTGGTGCTGGATGTTGGCACATACACTGCCGAGTCCGTTGACTACCCCGACTTTGGCACTGCGGCCGCCCATCTTGTTCGTGATGGGTATGCAGATTTCGGCGTGGTGGTCTGTGGATCAGGCATTGGGATCTCCATCGCAGCCAATAAGGTACGCGGGGTTCGTGCAGCCAATTGCACGAGCGTAGAAATGGCTCAACTCTCTCGTTTACACAACGATGCGAATATCATCGCCGTCGGTCAGCGGATCGTGTCCCTCGAACTCGCTCAAGAGATGGTACGCGCCTTCTTGAAAACGGAGTTTGAAGGGGGCAGGCATCAGCGCCGCGTTGATAAGATCGATGAGCTTGGAGATGTTCAATGA
- the dut gene encoding dUTP diphosphatase has protein sequence MKIDLQLLPHAADLPLPTYASEGAAGMDVCAAVNEPMILAAGKVVMVPTGVCVAIPRGYEMQVRSRSGLAAKQGVFALNSPGTIDSDYRGEVKVILANFSSEDVIIERGSRIAQLVVARHENVQWDVVASLDDTHRGEGGFGSTGR, from the coding sequence ATGAAGATTGACCTCCAGCTCCTTCCTCATGCGGCAGATCTGCCCCTTCCAACCTATGCATCTGAAGGTGCAGCGGGAATGGATGTGTGTGCTGCTGTCAACGAGCCGATGATCCTCGCAGCTGGGAAGGTTGTGATGGTTCCAACGGGAGTGTGTGTGGCCATCCCGAGAGGGTATGAGATGCAAGTGCGCTCCCGGAGTGGCCTTGCGGCCAAACAAGGGGTGTTTGCGTTGAATTCGCCGGGAACGATCGACAGTGACTATCGCGGAGAAGTGAAGGTGATCCTTGCCAATTTCTCCAGCGAAGACGTGATCATCGAACGTGGTTCGAGGATCGCTCAACTCGTCGTAGCACGACATGAAAACGTCCAATGGGATGTTGTTGCATCACTCGATGATACACATCGTGGTGAAGGTGGCTTTGGAAGCACAGGTAGGTAG
- a CDS encoding ribonuclease H family protein codes for MAAAKKQKWYVVWTGNSPGIYTTWDEAKKQIHGVAGAQYKSYESHSEAKEAFETGPVRLAAKRPTPTVRGCILPSFAVDAACDMTTGVMEYRGVDVETGAEIFRMGPYLDSSNNLGEFLAIVHCLAFCKQRGLVEPIYTDSRTALAWIRHRKAKTTVLRTAGNKPVFDLIERAEQWLEKNTYPNRVLKWETKEWGENPADFGRK; via the coding sequence ATGGCAGCAGCAAAAAAACAGAAGTGGTATGTGGTGTGGACCGGAAACAGTCCGGGCATCTACACAACCTGGGATGAAGCGAAGAAGCAGATCCACGGTGTGGCCGGCGCACAATACAAGTCGTATGAATCACATTCAGAGGCCAAGGAGGCCTTTGAGACAGGTCCAGTAAGGCTTGCGGCAAAGCGCCCAACCCCAACGGTACGTGGTTGCATCCTCCCATCATTCGCTGTGGATGCAGCCTGCGATATGACCACCGGTGTGATGGAGTATCGAGGCGTTGATGTGGAGACCGGGGCGGAGATCTTTCGCATGGGACCGTACCTAGACTCCTCAAACAACCTCGGCGAGTTCCTTGCCATTGTTCATTGTCTTGCCTTCTGTAAACAACGCGGACTTGTGGAGCCTATCTACACAGACTCGCGCACTGCCCTTGCATGGATCCGACACCGCAAGGCAAAAACAACCGTTCTACGAACCGCCGGTAATAAGCCCGTCTTTGATCTCATCGAACGTGCAGAGCAGTGGCTCGAAAAGAACACCTATCCGAATCGCGTCCTCAAATGGGAAACAAAGGAGTGGGGTGAGAACCCGGCGGACTTTGGAAGGAAGTGA
- a CDS encoding YifB family Mg chelatase-like AAA ATPase, whose protein sequence is MYAKTHSASVVGIGAFPVEIEVTIETALPAFQIVGLPDNSVRESRERVVAALHHAGFDWQPRRIIVNLAPADVRKEGSAFDLPIAIGILQAMGLIEAKDLEDIAFLGELAFDGVVRPAHGVLPVAMMLHKRGVRRLIVPRKNVDEGAIVRGVEVFGVQTLEEAIELVTGCSVQKPHTLDIEAVFAAASSRHTMDLRDVKGQLGVKRALEVAAAGGHNLIMVGPPGAGKTMLAKRLATILPPLSLAEALETTTIHSVAGLLPPGQPLVTQRPFRAPHHTISDAALVGGGVGVVRAGEITLAHHGVLFLDEVPEFQRNVLEVLRQPLEEHRIRLSRTRMTVEYPANFMLVSSMNPCPCGNYGSMRRECRCTPQEVQRYMAKISGPLLDRIDIHVDVPAVNVPDLVKLESGESSASVRERVIEARQKQNERFMAHPHLYKNADMSTKDLEVFCHLSDQAKQALGIAMNRLHLSARAYDRIIKVSRTIADLASSAEISEHHVNEAIQYRNLDRPYWNA, encoded by the coding sequence ATGTACGCAAAGACGCATTCTGCATCGGTGGTTGGGATCGGCGCATTTCCTGTGGAGATCGAGGTTACGATCGAGACTGCTCTACCTGCCTTCCAGATCGTGGGGCTTCCTGATAACTCGGTTCGGGAGTCTCGGGAACGGGTGGTGGCAGCGCTGCATCACGCGGGGTTCGACTGGCAACCTCGACGCATCATCGTAAACCTTGCACCTGCCGATGTCCGCAAGGAGGGAAGTGCGTTCGACCTACCTATTGCCATCGGAATTCTCCAAGCTATGGGTTTGATCGAGGCAAAGGATCTCGAAGACATAGCGTTCTTGGGAGAATTGGCATTTGACGGCGTTGTGCGTCCGGCCCACGGCGTCTTGCCCGTAGCCATGATGCTTCACAAGCGCGGCGTGCGAAGACTCATTGTCCCTCGCAAGAATGTTGATGAGGGGGCTATCGTTCGCGGAGTTGAAGTGTTCGGGGTTCAAACCTTGGAAGAGGCCATTGAGCTCGTGACCGGATGTTCCGTGCAGAAGCCCCATACACTCGACATCGAGGCTGTGTTTGCTGCAGCCTCCTCGAGACATACCATGGACCTTCGTGATGTGAAGGGTCAACTCGGTGTGAAACGCGCCCTCGAAGTGGCCGCTGCCGGCGGTCACAACCTCATCATGGTTGGCCCGCCCGGTGCCGGCAAGACCATGCTCGCAAAACGTTTGGCAACCATTCTACCGCCCTTGAGCCTTGCTGAAGCTCTGGAGACCACAACCATTCACTCTGTGGCAGGCCTTCTCCCCCCTGGTCAGCCTCTTGTGACGCAGCGCCCCTTCCGCGCCCCTCATCACACGATCAGTGATGCAGCGTTGGTGGGAGGGGGCGTGGGAGTGGTCAGAGCAGGCGAGATCACTCTTGCGCATCATGGCGTGTTGTTCCTCGATGAGGTTCCGGAGTTTCAACGAAACGTGCTTGAGGTGCTCCGTCAGCCCCTTGAAGAACATCGGATACGACTCTCACGAACACGCATGACCGTGGAGTATCCGGCCAACTTCATGCTGGTGAGTTCCATGAATCCGTGTCCGTGCGGGAATTATGGAAGCATGCGACGTGAATGTCGATGCACGCCGCAGGAGGTTCAGCGTTATATGGCCAAGATCTCCGGACCGTTGCTCGACCGGATAGATATCCATGTGGATGTGCCGGCGGTGAATGTGCCCGACCTCGTTAAACTCGAATCAGGAGAATCATCCGCATCGGTTCGTGAGCGCGTGATCGAGGCACGACAAAAACAGAACGAACGGTTCATGGCTCATCCGCATCTGTACAAGAACGCCGACATGTCAACAAAGGACCTAGAAGTGTTCTGCCACTTGAGCGATCAGGCCAAACAGGCGTTGGGTATTGCGATGAACCGACTCCATCTGTCTGCTCGTGCATATGACAGGATCATCAAGGTCTCGCGGACAATAGCCGATCTGGCCTCAAGTGCAGAGATCAGCGAACATCATGTGAACGAGGCTATTCAGTACCGGAATTTGGACCGGCCATACTGGAATGCCTAG
- the rfbD gene encoding dTDP-4-dehydrorhamnose reductase, with translation MITIVGAGSTLAASLIPLLIEETEAPLHLVSSRHLPYQNERVRMSVLDVTDRNALKTAIMEAQPQTIINCAAMTNVDKCESDRQTAWAVNVTLVENLTRLARIVDARMVQVSTDYVFDGLKGPYAENTIPNPINYYGKSKLAGENVCLSGSNAAAIVRTNVVYGPPSERPDFVRWVIDALESGTPIRVVDDQYSNPTYVEDIADAISRIVQRKRTGIYHVGGADYMSRFEFAVKIAEFFKGNTSLIRPVSTAELAQTARRPMRGGLISLKAETDLRMTMRGVESGLASVRHAMMARHSSMAGPNSGTE, from the coding sequence ATGATTACCATCGTTGGCGCCGGCAGCACGCTTGCTGCTTCACTTATTCCTCTGTTGATCGAGGAGACAGAAGCCCCCTTGCATCTCGTCTCTTCTCGACACCTTCCGTACCAGAATGAACGTGTTCGTATGTCGGTGCTTGACGTAACGGATAGGAATGCGCTGAAGACTGCGATCATGGAGGCGCAGCCGCAGACCATTATCAATTGTGCGGCCATGACGAACGTAGACAAGTGTGAGTCGGACAGGCAGACGGCTTGGGCGGTGAATGTTACGCTTGTGGAGAATCTGACCAGGCTGGCCCGGATCGTTGATGCACGCATGGTGCAGGTCTCAACAGACTACGTCTTTGACGGACTGAAGGGTCCGTATGCAGAGAACACCATTCCCAATCCGATCAACTACTACGGCAAGTCAAAGCTTGCCGGCGAGAATGTGTGTTTGAGCGGTAGCAATGCGGCAGCGATCGTGCGCACCAACGTAGTCTACGGTCCGCCGAGTGAGAGGCCAGACTTTGTGCGATGGGTGATAGACGCTCTAGAGTCGGGCACGCCGATCCGTGTTGTTGACGATCAATATTCCAACCCGACCTATGTAGAAGACATCGCCGATGCGATCTCGCGCATTGTACAACGAAAGCGCACTGGCATCTACCATGTTGGTGGCGCAGACTACATGAGTCGATTCGAGTTTGCTGTGAAGATCGCGGAGTTCTTCAAGGGCAATACCTCGCTCATCCGACCGGTAAGCACTGCAGAATTGGCGCAAACGGCGCGCAGGCCAATGCGCGGCGGACTTATCTCCTTGAAAGCAGAGACCGATCTACGGATGACCATGCGCGGAGTAGAGAGTGGTCTCGCTTCTGTGCGGCATGCCATGATGGCTAGGCATTCCAGTATGGCCGGTCCAAATTCCGGTACTGAATAG
- a CDS encoding aryl-sulfate sulfotransferase: MERITSICFVLLLVGQCVWAQPADLAPLKVTTNVSPEPGFLYLAPNCRISPRPYQSYLGVYNVNGAVQKVGRTANYPFEYKVFPDGRLGYSELVVFAGASVPAGVYIVDTNFVTQEFVSQKRGYLTTQHDFHMLPNGHRILLGAEDVTVDMSVVVPGGHPAANVVGAVIQEVDCDGNVVMQWRSLDHLPITDSYENLTAPAIRYCHNNALWIDDDGNWLVSMRHSSQIIKVDHTTGEVLWTLGGKRNEFTFIGEHEENAPTYFSYQHDIRRLPNGNISMFDNGTQRTPQYSRGVEYKIDEVNKTCELVWEYRHVPDYYVSIQGGMQTLDNGHRLLGWGSAANEGSAAVTEVDSTGAVVFEASYPKQMYVYRATKYPLWPTGRASATVQIKDVLSGETYNYHRGTQETGMKVQYTSLTSSFYNTSLAHRYQWSPKNPLWSEEAPLLHQARVDLALEGVASHEITARFNVDTLGIVWDPTKVTVYHRPTIDTGRFVALQTRYEASTRELVVERTTAGEFAFGIASPAPDAPLTPVLQWPIAGERILELDTHALRVAMNGRADSLHVQVSRDPSFTTIVFEGTTQSDRIDYVAGNAEEKFFWRAQAITGVKFSGWSAVDSFVVASAYLTILRPDEDVRWTHDNSYAISWKTNITGSVRLELVKNDQVISVIRDSVPASAQGFLWLVPVAVPTGTEYHVRISSRMPEFAQITETGTENIEISGFTSVDDLAEAPSPISLYPQPAEDHVTIENIGSGCSHVSIYAATGEQIENIYVNGVRTRISTMTYAPGAYTAVVTDTMGRTFRTMFIVRR; the protein is encoded by the coding sequence ATGGAAAGAATCACCTCGATATGCTTCGTATTGCTGTTGGTGGGACAGTGCGTTTGGGCGCAACCGGCAGATCTTGCTCCGCTGAAGGTAACCACCAATGTATCGCCGGAGCCGGGGTTTCTGTATCTGGCTCCGAACTGCCGTATCAGTCCGCGACCGTATCAGTCGTACTTGGGTGTGTACAACGTGAATGGGGCGGTACAGAAGGTCGGAAGAACAGCGAACTATCCGTTTGAGTACAAGGTCTTCCCTGACGGACGTCTCGGATATTCAGAACTTGTTGTGTTTGCCGGGGCATCGGTTCCGGCCGGAGTGTACATCGTTGACACCAACTTTGTGACGCAGGAGTTTGTCTCCCAGAAACGTGGCTATCTCACTACGCAACACGACTTCCACATGCTGCCAAATGGGCACCGCATTCTTCTCGGAGCAGAGGATGTAACGGTGGACATGAGTGTTGTGGTTCCGGGCGGACATCCGGCAGCGAATGTTGTTGGCGCGGTGATTCAGGAAGTGGACTGTGATGGAAACGTTGTGATGCAGTGGAGATCATTGGATCATCTTCCGATCACTGACTCGTATGAGAATCTCACCGCCCCTGCTATACGCTATTGCCACAACAACGCTCTTTGGATCGATGACGATGGTAACTGGCTTGTGTCTATGAGACACTCGTCACAGATCATCAAGGTTGATCATACAACGGGTGAGGTGCTGTGGACTCTTGGCGGCAAGCGCAATGAATTCACCTTCATTGGTGAACATGAAGAGAATGCGCCAACGTATTTCAGCTATCAGCACGATATCCGGCGTCTACCGAACGGCAACATTTCGATGTTCGATAATGGAACGCAACGAACACCACAATATTCACGAGGTGTTGAGTATAAGATCGACGAAGTGAACAAGACGTGTGAACTCGTGTGGGAATACCGTCACGTTCCAGACTACTACGTGAGTATTCAAGGGGGCATGCAAACCCTTGACAACGGCCACCGACTTCTTGGCTGGGGCAGTGCTGCCAACGAGGGTTCTGCAGCCGTAACGGAAGTAGATTCAACAGGTGCCGTGGTCTTTGAAGCATCGTATCCAAAGCAGATGTATGTCTATCGTGCAACGAAGTATCCTTTGTGGCCTACCGGACGTGCAAGTGCGACCGTGCAGATCAAGGATGTGTTGTCGGGTGAGACATACAACTACCATCGTGGCACACAAGAAACCGGAATGAAGGTTCAGTACACCTCGCTCACGTCGTCCTTCTATAACACGTCGCTTGCTCATCGCTATCAATGGTCACCCAAGAACCCATTGTGGTCGGAAGAAGCCCCTTTGCTCCATCAAGCGAGAGTGGATCTAGCATTGGAAGGTGTTGCTTCGCATGAGATAACAGCGCGGTTTAATGTTGACACGTTGGGTATCGTTTGGGATCCGACGAAGGTGACGGTGTATCATCGTCCGACGATCGATACGGGTCGGTTTGTGGCGCTTCAAACGCGGTATGAGGCGTCCACTCGCGAGCTTGTCGTAGAAAGAACCACTGCTGGGGAGTTCGCATTCGGGATCGCGTCTCCTGCGCCGGATGCTCCGTTGACGCCGGTGCTTCAATGGCCGATCGCCGGAGAACGAATACTAGAGCTTGATACACATGCGTTGAGAGTGGCAATGAATGGTCGTGCGGACTCCTTGCATGTTCAAGTCTCTCGCGACCCATCATTCACCACAATCGTCTTTGAAGGCACAACACAAAGCGACAGGATAGACTACGTTGCAGGCAATGCCGAGGAGAAGTTCTTCTGGCGTGCTCAGGCGATAACCGGCGTCAAGTTCAGTGGCTGGTCTGCTGTGGACAGTTTCGTTGTGGCCTCAGCATACCTTACCATCCTTCGTCCGGATGAAGATGTGCGATGGACGCATGACAACAGTTATGCCATCTCTTGGAAGACAAACATCACCGGAAGCGTCCGACTCGAGCTGGTGAAGAATGATCAAGTGATCTCCGTCATTCGCGACTCCGTTCCGGCCTCAGCCCAAGGCTTTCTGTGGCTTGTTCCCGTGGCAGTACCTACGGGCACGGAGTATCATGTTCGTATCTCTTCAAGAATGCCGGAGTTCGCACAGATAACGGAGACCGGCACAGAGAACATCGAGATCAGCGGGTTCACATCCGTTGATGATCTGGCAGAAGCCCCTTCTCCTATCTCTCTCTATCCGCAACCGGCTGAAGATCATGTGACCATTGAGAACATTGGGTCCGGCTGTTCTCACGTATCGATCTATGCTGCCACGGGCGAGCAGATCGAGAACATCTACGTCAACGGTGTCCGTACTAGGATCTCAACAATGACGTACGCTCCGGGAGCATATACAGCAGTTGTGACCGATACAATGGGGCGCACCTTCCGCACGATGTTCATTGTGCGACGGTGA
- a CDS encoding c-type cytochrome, with amino-acid sequence MVERKTEINEVKAIVTQLLSYSVTQLRSYGVTQLRSYGVVLCCVLLCVGCAKHEKEVVVEKKVDSLFTPPDTSTIPHNATGDMVRYGRELLVNFPYYLGPKGSVGQFGGNGLGCQSCHLDAGARPYGLNYFSAHARYPQYRSREGKILTLGDRVNNCIERPLNGKPMPLDSKEMVAILAYMQWLGKNVPVGGNVPGDRLKDITLLDRPADPVKGQVIYQKHCTRCHGDEGQGVAKPDGIAYVYPPLWGPMSYQPGSSMHRLIKSAQFIKYNMPFDLARWDKPVLTDEEAMDVAAYVNDDKMHTRPFVDLTSEYPVQKEKPLDYYHPPYADPFSPEQHKYGPFKPIFEWRKANGHPTGY; translated from the coding sequence GTGGTCGAAAGAAAAACGGAGATCAACGAAGTGAAAGCCATAGTTACGCAGTTACTGAGTTACTCAGTTACTCAGTTACGGAGTTACGGAGTTACCCAGTTACGCAGTTACGGTGTAGTGCTGTGTTGTGTGCTCCTCTGTGTTGGTTGTGCGAAGCATGAGAAGGAAGTGGTTGTTGAGAAGAAGGTAGACTCACTGTTTACGCCCCCTGACACGTCGACTATTCCGCATAACGCAACGGGTGATATGGTCCGCTACGGGCGGGAGTTGCTCGTGAACTTTCCGTACTACCTTGGTCCAAAGGGGTCCGTTGGACAGTTCGGTGGCAATGGACTTGGCTGTCAGAGTTGTCACCTTGATGCCGGGGCTCGGCCGTATGGTCTCAACTACTTCAGCGCACATGCCCGCTATCCGCAGTATCGCTCGCGAGAAGGAAAGATCTTAACGCTCGGTGATCGCGTGAATAACTGTATCGAACGTCCCTTAAATGGCAAACCAATGCCACTCGATAGCAAGGAGATGGTAGCCATCCTTGCCTATATGCAATGGCTTGGCAAGAATGTGCCGGTTGGGGGCAACGTACCGGGTGATCGACTGAAGGACATCACCCTGTTGGATCGTCCTGCCGATCCGGTAAAAGGACAGGTGATCTATCAGAAACACTGCACGCGATGTCACGGCGATGAAGGTCAGGGCGTAGCTAAGCCCGACGGAATAGCCTATGTCTATCCACCGCTCTGGGGTCCGATGTCGTATCAGCCGGGCTCATCCATGCACCGACTCATCAAGTCTGCGCAGTTCATCAAATACAACATGCCGTTCGATCTTGCTCGATGGGACAAGCCTGTGCTTACAGATGAAGAGGCAATGGATGTTGCGGCCTATGTGAATGATGACAAGATGCACACGAGACCTTTTGTGGATCTCACGTCGGAGTATCCTGTGCAAAAGGAAAAGCCCCTTGACTACTATCACCCGCCATACGCAGATCCGTTCTCTCCAGAACAGCACAAGTACGGACCGTTCAAGCCGATCTTTGAATGGCGCAAGGCAAACGGTCACCCAACAGGATATTGA
- a CDS encoding rhodanese-like domain-containing protein, which produces MKLLLTTVVLLFLFSASVDAGSFGDVTTKKASSMISSKKGLLILDVRTPEEYAKGHLVNARLMNYYEKTFKDQLKTLPKDRTVLIYCKSGRRSAETLAMMKELGFSSAYNMLGGFDAWSKEKRRSTK; this is translated from the coding sequence ATGAAACTCCTCCTCACCACAGTAGTTCTCCTCTTTCTGTTTTCTGCATCTGTTGATGCCGGAAGCTTTGGAGACGTCACAACCAAGAAGGCTTCCTCGATGATCTCATCGAAGAAGGGGCTCCTCATCCTCGATGTTCGCACGCCCGAAGAGTATGCAAAGGGGCACCTGGTAAATGCCCGGTTGATGAACTACTACGAGAAGACGTTCAAGGATCAACTCAAGACACTGCCAAAGGATAGGACCGTTCTTATCTATTGCAAGTCCGGAAGGCGAAGTGCGGAAACTCTTGCGATGATGAAGGAGTTGGGCTTTTCGAGTGCATATAACATGCTTGGTGGATTTGACGCGTGGTCGAAAGAAAAACGGAGATCAACGAAGTGA
- a CDS encoding fasciclin domain-containing protein: MRTLLTLALICTTAVVFGCSSGSEQPKEAEAVAGGPSGQALVQDDESQPHILKIAGGSKDHTTLVAAVKAAGLENTLSNAGPFTVFAPTDGAFGKLPAGTVDDLVKPENIDKLSTILYHHVLTSAMDQSNFTNGQVVKMFDGTPVTMTIDGDGWKIDGAKIVGSVRASNGWVHVVDAVVVPK; encoded by the coding sequence ATGCGTACGTTATTGACACTCGCTCTCATCTGCACCACGGCTGTCGTGTTCGGATGTTCATCAGGCTCAGAGCAACCTAAGGAAGCAGAAGCAGTAGCAGGGGGACCATCTGGCCAGGCCCTTGTTCAGGATGATGAGTCGCAGCCTCACATCCTCAAGATCGCCGGTGGATCCAAGGATCACACAACACTCGTTGCCGCTGTAAAGGCTGCGGGACTCGAGAACACACTATCAAATGCAGGTCCCTTCACCGTCTTTGCCCCGACAGACGGAGCATTTGGGAAGCTTCCTGCAGGAACTGTTGATGATTTAGTGAAGCCGGAGAACATCGACAAGCTCTCTACGATCCTGTATCACCACGTCCTGACGTCGGCAATGGATCAATCGAACTTCACCAACGGTCAGGTCGTAAAGATGTTTGACGGTACTCCCGTGACCATGACCATCGACGGAGACGGTTGGAAGATCGATGGCGCTAAGATCGTCGGTTCTGTCCGCGCTTCGAACGGCTGGGTACACGTAGTGGATGCCGTTGTCGTTCCGAAGTAA